The proteins below are encoded in one region of Hordeum vulgare subsp. vulgare chromosome 3H, MorexV3_pseudomolecules_assembly, whole genome shotgun sequence:
- the LOC123440689 gene encoding uncharacterized protein LOC123440689: MASISTDDAAPTSHVDAPVPVATGDHEEAAGVVGKGTASAEQAAARRDVFLLAGIRKLIKSFRSLTHIFEMYEDGDEEEEDDDDIQIGFPTDVEHVAHIGLDGSSSVASLRGMDGARELLSLSTNISLHQFEFAMASIAAHDDRSSAAITASP, translated from the exons ATGGCATCGATCAGCACGGACGATGCTGCTCCGACGAGCCATGTCGACGCTCCAGTTCCAG ttgCGACGGGAGATCACGAGGAGGCGGCGGGCGTCGTCGGCAAGGGCACCGCGTCCGcggagcaggcggcggcgaggcgcgACGTCTTCCTGCTGGCCGGGATCAGGAAGCTCATCAAGAGCTTCAGGAGCCTGACCCACATCTTCGAGATGTACGAggacggcgacgaggaggaggaggacgacgacgacatccaGATCGGGTTCCCTACGGACGTGGAGCACGTGGCCCACATCGGGCTGGACGGCTCCAGCAGCGTCGCCAGCCTCAGGGGGATGGACGGGGCCAGGGAGCTGCTCTCCCTCTCCACCAACATCTCCCTCCACCAGTTCGAGTTCGCCATGGCCTCCATCGCCGCGCATGACGACCGCAGCAGCGCTGCCATAACAGCTAGCccgtaa